From the genome of Vespa crabro chromosome 24, iyVesCrab1.2, whole genome shotgun sequence, one region includes:
- the LOC124432181 gene encoding ras-related protein M-Ras-like: MTRPPNNDNLMTFKLVVVGDGGVGKSALTIQFFQKLFVTDYDPTIEDSYIQHTEVDKQWCILDVLDTAGQEEFSAMREQYMRKGDGFLLVYSVTDKQSYENIINFHTQILRVKDRDVYPMLLVANKVDLVHLRKVTEEQGRELAHRLGIPYIETSAKDPPLNVDAAFHEVVRIIRNQPPAELEKNRRKRRRTGKCNVL, from the exons ATGACACGACCTCCTAACAATGACAACCTTATGACCTTTAAATTGGTCGTGGTTGGCGATGGAGGAGTTGGAAAAAGTGCACTAACCATACAgttctttcaaaaattatttgtcaCCGATTATGATCCTACCATCGAGGATAGCTATATTCAACACACGGAAGTAGATAAACAATGGTGTATTCTAGATG TGCTAGATACAGCTGGCCAAGAAGAATTTAGTGCCATGCGTGAACAATACATGAGGAAGGGTGATGGATTTTTATTGGTATATTCTGTGACAGACAAACAgtcttatgaaaatattatcaactTCCATACTCAAATTCTTAGAGTAAAAGACAGAGATGTCTATCCAATGCTTCTTGTTGCCAATAAGGTTGATTTGGTACATTTAAGAAAAGTGACGGAGGAACAGGGACGGGAATTGGCACATCGTCTGGGTATTCCTTATATTGAAACTTCTGCCAAAGATCCACCTCTAAATGTGGATGCTGCGTTTCATGAA GTTGTACGCATTATTAGAAATCAACCACCAGCTGAATTGGAAAAAAATCGTCGGAAACGGAGACGTACTGGAAAATGCAATGTTTTATAA
- the LOC124432180 gene encoding 116 kDa U5 small nuclear ribonucleoprotein component, giving the protein MDADLYDEFGNYIGPDLASESEDEAEYGNVGDDAEDRERSDEEMEDDKDESRDNTEQGSSTAVVLHEDKRYYPSALEVYGPEVETLVQEEDAQPLDKPLIEPTRKPKFQIKQQQLPETTYSIEFLADMMDAPHLIRNVVLLGHLHHGKTTLVDCLIRQTHPYIHSVTDEKALRYTDTLFTEQQRGVSTKATPVTLLLQDVKSKSYLLNIFDTPGHVNFSDEATAAIRLSDGAILIVDAAEGVMLNTERLLKHALQEKLALTVCINKIDRLVLELKLPPLDAYYKLRHIIEEINGLIALYSDSENPAFVSPAIGNVCFASSEYNVCFTLKSFAALYAKSYPTLNTNEFSKRLWGDIYFNSKTRKFTKKPPHNTAQRSFIEFILEPLYKIFAQVVGDVDTTLPDVLSELGIRLTSEEMKMNIRPLLRLVCTRFLGDMCGLVDMCVMHVPSPQAHAPIKVQHVYTGPIDSPLAQDMVNCDPEGRLMIHSTKMYPTEDCTLFVVLGRVMSGTLEAGQRVRVLGEAYSRTDEEDSRVLTVGRLWISEARYSIELSRVPAGNWVLIEGIDRPIVKTSTITDLNNTDDLHIFRPLKFNTQSVIKIAVEPVNPSELPKMLDGLRKVNKSYPLLGTRVEESGEHVVLGTGELYLDCAMHDLRRMYSEIDIKVADPVVAFAETVVETSSLKCFAETPNKRNKLTMIAEPLERGLAEDIEAEHVKITWNKKKLGEFFQTKYDWDLLAARSIWAFGPDTTGPNILVDDTLPSEVDKTLLSSARDAIIQGFQWGTREGPLCEEPIRNVKFKILDAVIAQEPLHRGGGQIIPTARRVAYSAFLMATPRLMEPYFFVEVQAPADCVSAVYTVLAKRRGHVTQDAPVPGSPLYTIKAFIPAIDSFGFETDLRTHTQGQAFCLSVFHHWQIVPGDPLDKTITIRPLEPQPATHLAREFMLKTRRRKGLSEDVSINKFFDDPMLLELARQDVLLNYPL; this is encoded by the exons ATGGATGCTGATCTTTATGATGAATTTGGTAATTATATCGGGCCAGACTTAGCATCCGAAAGTGAAGATGAAGCAGAATATGGAAATGTTGGAGATGACGCAGAAGATAGAGAACGTTCTGACGAGGAGATGGAGGATGATAAAGATGAATCTAGAGATAATACGGAACAAGGTTCATCCACAGCAGTTGTTTTACACGAAGACAAAAGATATTATCCTAGTGCGCTAGAAGTTTACGGTCCTGAg gtCGAAACTCTTGTACAAGAAGAGGATGCGCAACCATTGGACAAGCCCTTGATAGAACCTACTAGGAAAcctaaatttcaaataaaacaacaacaacttcCAGAGACAACTTATAGCATTGAATTTTTAGCTGACATGATGGATGCACCTCATTTAATTAGGAACGTTGTGTTACTTGGACATTTACATCATGGAAAGACCACTTTGGTGGATTGTCTAATACGACAAACGCATCCTTACATACACAGTGTAACCGATGAAAAAGCTCTGAg GTATACGGATACTTTGTTCACGGAGCAACAACGTGGAGTATCCACAAAAGCGACACCTGTAACTTTACTGTTACAAGATGTAAAATCAAAAtcatatttgttaaatatatttgatactcCGGGTCACGTAAATTTTTCGGACGAAGCAACAGCCGCTATTCGTTTGTCAGATGGCGCAATACTTATCGTGGATGCAGCAGAGGGTGTAATGTTAAATACGGAACGTCTATTGAAACATGCACTGCAAGAAAAGTTAGCATTAACAGTATgcattaataaaatagatcGTCTTgttttggaattgaagttacCACCTTTGGATGCGTATTATAAATTACGACATATCATTGAAGAGATCAATGGTTTAATAGCATTATATTCGGATTCAGAAAATCCGGCCTTTGTTTCACCAGCAATTGGAAATGTCTGTTTCGCCAGTTCCGAATATAATGTCTGTTTTACTCTTAAATCTTTTGCCGCGTTATACGCAAAGAGTTATCCAACTCTTAATACTAATGAATTTTCAAAGAGATTATGGGgagatatatatttcaacTCGAAAACGCGAAAGTTTACGAAAAAACCGCCGCACAATACGGCACAACGTAGTTTTatagaattcatattggaacctctttacaaaatatttgcaCAAGTTGTTGGAGATGTAGATACAACTTTGCCAGACG TTTTAAGCGAACTAGGAATTAGATTGACGtcggaagaaatgaaaatgaatattagACCATTATTGCGTTTGGTTTGTACACGTTTCTTAGGAGATATGTGTGGTCTAGTCGATATGTGTGTTATGCATGTTCCTAGTCCGCAGGCACACGCACCTATAAAAGTTCAACACGTATATACTGGTCCTATAGATTCTCCTCTTGCACAAGATATGGTCAATTGTGATCCTGAg gGAAGATTAATGATTCATAGTACAAAAATGTATCCAACCGAGGATTGCACGTTGTTCGTCGTTTTGGGAAGGGTAATGTCGGGAACACTTGAAGCAGGACAACGTGTACGTGTCTTAGGTGAAGCATATTCGCGAACGGACGAAGAAGATTCGCGTGTGCTTACAGTTGGTCGATTATGGATAAGCGAAGCACGTTATTCGATTGAATTGAGTCGTGTACCAGCAGGCAATTGGGTACTTATTGAAGGAATTGACAGGCCAATCGTAAAAACCAGCACAATTACCGATCTTAACAATACGGACGATTTACACATCTTCCGTCcgttaaaatttaatacgCAAAGTGTTATTAAAATTGCCGTTGAACCGGTCAATCCGTCGGAATTACCTAAGATGTTAGACGGTTTgagaaaagttaataaaagtTATCCTTTATTGGGTACGCGAGTAGAGGAAAGTGGAGAACATGTTGTATTGGGTACTGGCGAATTATATCTGGATTGTGCAATGCACGATCTACGTCGTATGTATTCTGAGATAGATATCAAGGTCGCAGATCCTGTGGTTGCTTTCGCTGAAACAGTAGTAGAAACCAGTTCTCTCAAATGTTTCGCCGAAACaccgaataaaagaaataaactgaCGATGATTGCAGAACCGCTTGAACGTGGTCTTGCGGAAGATATTGAAGCTGAACATGTAAAAATCACATGGAACAA aaaaaaattaggtGAATTTTTCCAAACTAAATACGACTGGGACTTATTGGCGGCACGAAGTATATGGGCCTTTGGACCAGACACAACGGGTCCTAATATTTTGGTGGACGATACTCTACCGTCCGAAGTCGATAAAACATTGTTGAGCAGTGCTCGTGACGCCATTATTCAAGGGTTTCAATGGGGTACGCGTGAAGGGCCACTTTGCGAAGAACCCATTCGAAATGTTAAATTCAAAATACTCGATGCCGTGATAGCACAAGAACCATTACATAGAGGTG GTGGTCAAATTATTCCTACCGCAAGAAGAGTCGCATATTCGGCTTTTTTAATGGCCACCCCGAGATTAATGGAGCCATATTTCTTCGTTGAAGTTCAAGCACCGGCTGATTGCGTGTCAGCTGTTTATACTGTTTTAGCTAAACGTCGAGGTCATGTCACTCAGGATGCGCCTGTTCCAGGAAGTCCATTATATACTATCAAAGCTTTTATTCCGGCCATCGATAGTTTCGGTTTCGAAACTGATCTACGAACGCATACGCAAGGTCAAGCATTTTGTTTGTCGGTCTTTCATCACTGGCAAATCGTACCTGGTGATCCTCTTGACAAAACCATTACCATTAGACCATTGGAACCACAACCGGCGACGCATTTAGCCAGAGAATTTATGTTGAAAACGCGTAGACGTAAAGGTCTATCCGAGGATGTCTCAATCAATAAATTCTTTGACGATCCTATGTTGTTGGAACTGGCCCGACAggatgtattattaaattatcccttgtaa